One uncultured Gellertiella sp. genomic window carries:
- a CDS encoding LTA synthase family protein produces MKSASRTSIASPGAVVRVPALVLRLAAHLVISFMLVLSVELASRSEYSDIPAFFMSSDRPGWTTVGVVMLVLLALDALFGRWFLSVMIVAPVVLLPAFISGQKRHYLSDPLYPTDLTFGRQIFELLPAMVEDRPVMAAFLGLAIVAGSIGLVFVARYAWRHFPQMTGLSRIAQIAVTAPLLMSFVSLMDYSTFSFVRDRLQVIPMMWDQKENYRNNGFIMAFAFNLPMANITAPFGYSADTVSQIQPPLTAVTSTRDSHPDVIMLMSESLWDATRLTNVKLTPDPMPFMRQNLAGHVFSPEFGGMTPNVEFEALTGFSNAFLPYGSIPYQQYIRHKMPTLATFFRSQGYAARAIHPYQSWFWNRGEVYKEFGFEEFKSEENLPVMDKRGIFATDKSLFREIMSEGDQMEKPFFFFSVTLQGHGPYEPNRYPNNTIAIDGNLPQGDRDALATYVQGVKESDDSLKMLMDWARHRKRETIIVLWGDHLPPLGPVYTDSGYMPEQVATRKASVDVMKQQHETPLIVWSSKTGPRTDIGTISPSQIPYQVVKMAGYEHPYYTGFLGKVHDKYAIIDRYQLVSTGNEANPDWSLGGKPVDPLIRDYRYLQHDMMFGKQYGLSRFFPGQLAVSGPAT; encoded by the coding sequence ATGAAATCTGCTTCGCGGACATCCATCGCTTCTCCTGGAGCTGTCGTCAGGGTGCCTGCGCTGGTCTTGCGCCTTGCGGCGCATCTGGTGATCTCCTTTATGCTCGTGCTGTCGGTCGAGCTGGCCTCGCGGTCGGAATATTCCGATATTCCGGCATTCTTTATGTCGAGTGACCGGCCGGGCTGGACGACGGTCGGTGTCGTCATGCTGGTGCTGCTGGCGCTCGATGCACTGTTTGGCCGCTGGTTTCTGTCGGTGATGATCGTCGCACCTGTGGTCTTGCTGCCCGCCTTCATTTCCGGCCAGAAGCGCCACTATCTCTCCGATCCGCTCTATCCGACCGACCTGACCTTCGGGCGCCAGATATTTGAACTGCTGCCGGCCATGGTCGAGGATCGTCCGGTGATGGCGGCCTTTCTCGGCCTTGCCATCGTGGCGGGCTCCATTGGACTGGTCTTCGTCGCCCGCTACGCCTGGCGGCACTTTCCGCAGATGACCGGCCTGTCCCGGATCGCGCAAATCGCGGTGACCGCACCGCTGCTGATGTCCTTCGTCTCGCTGATGGACTATTCCACCTTCTCCTTCGTCCGCGACCGCCTGCAGGTCATCCCGATGATGTGGGACCAGAAGGAAAACTATCGCAACAACGGCTTCATCATGGCCTTCGCCTTCAACCTGCCGATGGCCAATATCACCGCGCCTTTCGGCTATTCCGCCGACACCGTGTCGCAGATCCAGCCGCCGCTGACCGCGGTGACCTCGACCAGGGACAGCCATCCCGACGTGATCATGCTGATGAGCGAATCCCTCTGGGATGCGACCCGGCTGACCAATGTGAAGCTGACGCCCGATCCGATGCCCTTCATGCGCCAGAACCTTGCCGGCCACGTCTTCTCGCCGGAATTCGGCGGCATGACTCCCAATGTGGAATTCGAGGCGCTGACCGGTTTTTCCAATGCCTTCCTGCCCTATGGCAGCATTCCCTACCAGCAATATATCCGCCACAAGATGCCGACGCTGGCGACCTTCTTCCGCTCGCAGGGCTATGCCGCGCGCGCCATCCATCCCTATCAGAGCTGGTTCTGGAACCGGGGCGAAGTCTACAAGGAATTCGGTTTTGAAGAATTCAAGTCGGAAGAGAACCTGCCTGTCATGGACAAGCGCGGCATCTTTGCGACTGACAAGTCCCTGTTCAGGGAAATCATGAGTGAAGGCGACCAGATGGAGAAGCCCTTCTTCTTCTTCTCCGTCACCCTGCAGGGTCATGGCCCCTATGAACCGAACCGCTACCCGAACAACACCATCGCCATCGACGGCAACCTGCCGCAGGGCGACCGGGATGCGCTCGCCACCTATGTGCAGGGCGTCAAGGAATCCGACGACAGCCTGAAAATGCTGATGGACTGGGCCAGGCACCGCAAGCGCGAGACGATCATCGTACTCTGGGGCGACCATCTGCCGCCGCTGGGGCCTGTCTATACCGACAGCGGCTACATGCCCGAGCAGGTCGCCACCCGCAAGGCCTCGGTTGACGTGATGAAGCAGCAACACGAGACGCCGCTGATCGTCTGGTCGAGCAAGACCGGCCCGCGCACCGACATCGGCACCATCAGCCCCTCGCAGATCCCCTATCAGGTGGTCAAGATGGCCGGCTACGAGCATCCCTATTACACCGGCTTCCTGGGCAAGGTGCATGACAAATATGCCATCATCGACCGCTACCAGCTGGTGAGCACGGGCAATGAAGCCAATCCCGACTGGTCGCTGGGCGGCAAGCCGGTCGATCCGCTGATCCGGGACTACCGCTATCTCCAGCACGACATGATGTTCGGCAAGCAATATGGACTGAGCCGGTTCTTCCCCGGACAGCTGGCGGTATCCGGCCCCGCGACCTGA
- a CDS encoding GFA family protein: MPDFHHGGCLRGAVHFRAAGPLREVVACHCTQCRKQTGHFLAATNVADDRLDLTGEENLRWYRASDFARRGFCGTCGSVLFWKADSESHVSIMAGAFEKPTGLKLASHIFCADKGDYYELDDGLPQYAAGSPGLVVANGKD, from the coding sequence TTGCCGGATTTTCATCATGGGGGTTGCCTGCGCGGGGCGGTGCACTTCAGGGCGGCGGGTCCGTTGCGCGAGGTGGTGGCATGCCATTGCACCCAGTGCCGCAAGCAGACCGGACATTTCCTGGCGGCGACCAATGTTGCCGATGACAGGCTGGATCTCACCGGGGAGGAGAACCTGCGCTGGTACCGCGCCAGCGATTTCGCCCGTCGCGGCTTTTGCGGCACCTGCGGCTCGGTATTGTTCTGGAAAGCCGACAGCGAGAGCCATGTGTCGATCATGGCCGGCGCCTTCGAAAAGCCGACCGGGCTGAAACTCGCCAGTCATATCTTTTGTGCCGACAAGGGCGACTATTACGAACTTGACGACGGTCTGCCGCAATATGCGGCAGGCAGTCCGGGCCTGGTGGTTGCCAACGGCAAGGACTGA
- a CDS encoding 3-deoxy-7-phosphoheptulonate synthase class II, translating to MAQNWTPTSWRAKPIQQVPDYPDAAALAATEERLAKFPPLVFAGEARRLTKSLGNVAEGNAFLLQGGDCAESFLEHGADNIRDFFRAFLQMAVVLTYGAQLPVVKVGRIAGQFAKPRSAPMETINGVSLPSYRGDIINGIEFTEESRIPAPERQVMAYRQSAATLNLLRAFAMGGYANLENVHQWMLGFIKDSPQGERYRALASRIGETMDFMRAIGITADNHPALRETDFFTSHEALLLGYEEALTRVDSTSGDWYATSGHMIWIGDRTRQPDHAHVEYCRGIKNPIGLKCGPSLSADGLIELIDILNPANEAGRLTLICRFGHDKVAEHLPRLIRAVEREGRKVVWSCDPMHGNTITLNNYKTRPFERVLSEVESFFQIHRSEGTHPGGIHVEMTGKDVTECTGGARAVSAEDLQDRYHTHCDPRLNADQALELAFLLAERMKGGRDEKRLAANG from the coding sequence ATGGCACAGAATTGGACCCCGACAAGCTGGCGTGCAAAGCCGATCCAGCAGGTTCCGGACTATCCGGATGCCGCTGCCCTTGCAGCAACTGAAGAGCGTCTGGCAAAGTTTCCGCCGCTGGTCTTTGCCGGTGAAGCCCGCCGCCTGACCAAGTCGCTCGGCAATGTCGCCGAAGGCAATGCCTTCCTGCTGCAGGGCGGCGATTGCGCCGAAAGCTTCCTTGAACACGGGGCCGACAATATCCGCGACTTCTTCCGCGCCTTCCTGCAGATGGCGGTGGTGCTGACCTATGGCGCGCAGCTGCCGGTGGTCAAGGTGGGCCGCATTGCAGGCCAGTTCGCCAAGCCGCGTTCGGCACCGATGGAAACCATCAACGGCGTGTCGCTGCCGAGCTATCGCGGCGACATCATCAACGGCATCGAGTTCACCGAGGAAAGCCGCATTCCGGCACCGGAACGCCAGGTCATGGCCTATCGCCAGTCGGCAGCGACGCTGAACCTCTTGCGTGCCTTCGCGATGGGTGGCTATGCCAATCTCGAAAATGTCCATCAGTGGATGCTGGGCTTCATCAAGGACAGCCCGCAGGGCGAGCGCTACCGGGCGCTGGCAAGCCGTATCGGCGAGACCATGGATTTCATGCGCGCCATCGGCATCACCGCCGACAATCATCCGGCGCTGCGCGAAACCGATTTCTTCACCAGCCACGAAGCGCTGCTGCTGGGCTATGAGGAGGCGCTGACCCGCGTCGATTCGACCTCGGGTGACTGGTATGCCACCTCCGGCCACATGATCTGGATCGGCGACCGTACCCGCCAGCCCGACCATGCCCATGTCGAATATTGCCGGGGGATCAAGAACCCGATCGGTCTCAAATGCGGTCCGTCGCTGTCTGCCGATGGCCTCATCGAACTGATCGATATCCTGAACCCGGCCAACGAGGCGGGCCGCCTGACGCTGATCTGCCGCTTCGGCCATGACAAGGTCGCCGAGCATCTGCCGCGGCTGATCCGCGCAGTCGAGCGCGAGGGCCGCAAGGTCGTCTGGTCCTGCGATCCCATGCATGGCAACACGATCACGCTCAACAACTACAAGACCCGGCCCTTCGAGCGGGTGCTGTCGGAAGTCGAAAGCTTCTTCCAGATCCACCGTTCCGAAGGCACCCATCCGGGCGGCATCCATGTCGAGATGACCGGCAAGGACGTGACCGAATGCACCGGTGGTGCGCGTGCGGTGTCGGCGGAAGACCTGCAGGACCGCTACCACACCCATTGCGACCCGCGCCTCAATGCCGACCAGGCACTGGAACTGGCCTTCCTGCTTGCCGAACGGATGAAGGGTGGCCGCGACGAAAAGCGGCTGGCAGCCAACGGCTGA
- the gor gene encoding glutathione-disulfide reductase translates to MPNFDYDLFVIGGGSGGVRSARVAASLGKKVAIAEEYRFGGTCVIRGCVPKKQFVYASQFPEHFEDARGFGWEVGANRFDWKKLIEAKDREIDRLEGLYRKGLDMAGAEIIQSRAELAGPNSVRILASGKVVTAERIVIAVGGSANHHPALPGHEHCITSNEAFHLEALPRSILIAGGGYIAVEFANIFHGLGVETTLIYRGKEILSRFDQDMRRGLHEAMEAKGIRILCHDMIESVTLDPATGERHVDTMANGRMTFGMVMLALGRDPNTAGLGLETAGVKTDAKGAIFVDDYSRTNVPGIFALGDVTDRVQLTPVAIHEAMCFIDTEYRGKPTKPDLELIATAVFSQPEIGTVGLSEEAAAERYPELEVYRAQFRPMKATLSGRQEKTIMKLVVDAASRRVVGAHILGHEAGEMAQLLGITLKAGCTKDDFDRTMAVHPTAAEELVTMYQPSYRVKNGVRVG, encoded by the coding sequence ATGCCGAATTTTGACTATGATCTCTTTGTTATCGGCGGCGGGTCCGGCGGGGTGCGCAGTGCGCGGGTGGCCGCTTCGCTCGGCAAGAAGGTGGCGATTGCCGAGGAATACCGGTTCGGCGGCACCTGCGTCATTCGCGGCTGCGTGCCGAAAAAGCAGTTCGTCTATGCCTCGCAGTTTCCCGAACATTTCGAGGATGCGCGCGGTTTCGGTTGGGAAGTCGGCGCAAACAGGTTCGACTGGAAAAAGCTGATCGAGGCGAAGGACAGGGAAATCGACCGGCTGGAGGGCCTCTATCGCAAGGGGCTCGATATGGCCGGTGCCGAAATCATCCAGTCGCGGGCCGAGCTTGCCGGACCGAATTCGGTGCGCATCCTGGCGAGCGGCAAGGTGGTCACGGCCGAACGCATCGTGATTGCCGTCGGCGGTTCTGCCAACCACCATCCGGCACTGCCCGGGCATGAACATTGCATCACGTCCAACGAAGCCTTCCACCTGGAAGCCCTGCCGCGCTCCATCCTGATTGCCGGCGGCGGCTATATCGCTGTGGAATTCGCCAATATTTTCCACGGGCTGGGCGTCGAGACGACGCTGATCTACCGGGGCAAGGAAATCCTGTCGCGCTTCGACCAGGACATGCGCCGGGGCCTGCATGAGGCGATGGAGGCCAAGGGCATCCGCATCCTCTGCCATGACATGATCGAATCCGTCACCCTCGACCCGGCAACCGGCGAGCGGCATGTCGATACCATGGCCAATGGCCGGATGACGTTCGGGATGGTGATGCTGGCGCTTGGCCGTGATCCGAACACGGCGGGCCTCGGGCTGGAGACGGCCGGCGTCAAGACCGACGCAAAGGGCGCCATCTTTGTCGACGATTACTCGCGCACCAATGTGCCCGGCATTTTCGCGCTTGGCGATGTCACCGACCGGGTGCAGCTGACGCCCGTCGCCATTCACGAGGCGATGTGCTTCATCGATACGGAATACCGGGGCAAGCCGACAAAGCCGGATCTCGAGCTGATCGCCACTGCGGTGTTTTCCCAACCGGAAATCGGCACGGTCGGCCTCAGCGAAGAGGCGGCGGCGGAGCGCTACCCCGAACTCGAGGTCTATCGCGCCCAGTTCCGGCCGATGAAGGCGACCCTGTCGGGCAGGCAGGAAAAGACCATCATGAAGCTGGTCGTCGATGCCGCAAGCCGCAGGGTGGTGGGGGCCCATATTCTCGGCCATGAGGCGGGCGAAATGGCGCAGCTTCTCGGCATCACGCTGAAGGCCGGCTGCACCAAGGATGATTTCGACCGCACCATGGCGGTGCATCCTACGGCGGCGGAAGAGCTGGTGACGATGTACCAGCCGAGCTACCGGGTGAAGAATGGCGTAAGGGTCGGCTGA
- a CDS encoding DUF2059 domain-containing protein, which produces MINFAGFGRWAAASLLVSGIALGAAARADDAVTDAQIKAARAALTAINATVQFDGILPALAEQLKNQMIQATPNFQNEITTTVDQKALELAPRRADLEKEAASIYAKSFTVDELNAITAFYTSPAGKKLLSDGPIATREMGKAADIWAAGISRDLAKEADKALEKQLSGKAPKK; this is translated from the coding sequence ATGATCAATTTCGCGGGTTTTGGCCGGTGGGCCGCTGCTTCCCTTCTCGTCTCGGGCATCGCATTGGGTGCGGCAGCGCGGGCGGACGATGCCGTGACGGATGCGCAGATCAAGGCGGCCCGTGCTGCCCTGACCGCCATCAACGCCACCGTGCAGTTTGACGGCATTCTGCCGGCACTGGCCGAGCAGCTGAAGAACCAGATGATCCAGGCAACGCCGAATTTCCAGAACGAGATCACCACCACGGTCGACCAGAAGGCACTGGAACTCGCACCGCGCCGGGCGGATCTCGAAAAGGAAGCCGCGTCGATCTACGCGAAGTCCTTTACGGTGGACGAACTCAACGCCATCACCGCCTTCTACACCTCGCCTGCGGGCAAGAAGCTGCTGAGCGACGGCCCGATTGCCACCCGCGAAATGGGCAAGGCTGCCGATATCTGGGCTGCTGGCATTTCCCGCGATCTCGCCAAGGAAGCCGACAAGGCGCTGGAAAAGCAGCTGTCCGGGAAGGCACCGAAGAAGTAG
- the rpiA gene encoding ribose-5-phosphate isomerase RpiA: MDAREMKIKAAAAALEHVEDGMKLGIGTGSTAEEFVRLLAEKVAGGFSVEGVPTSERTARLCVELGIPLRSLDELPELDLTIDGADELDAQLTLIKGGGGALLREKIVACASKRMIVIADETKQVDMLGAFPLPIEINPFGQVATRLAVERAASRLGLSGSLVIRKSGEEIFHTDGGHLILDASFGRIPDAEALSGELAAIPGVVEHGLFINIASLAIIAGPAGARTLKAL, from the coding sequence ATGGACGCCCGCGAAATGAAGATCAAGGCTGCGGCCGCAGCCCTGGAGCATGTGGAAGACGGCATGAAGCTGGGCATCGGCACCGGCTCGACCGCCGAGGAATTTGTCCGGCTGCTGGCGGAAAAGGTTGCTGGCGGTTTTTCGGTGGAGGGGGTGCCGACTTCCGAGCGCACCGCCCGGCTCTGCGTTGAACTCGGCATTCCGCTGCGCTCGCTGGACGAATTGCCGGAACTGGATCTGACCATCGATGGTGCCGACGAACTCGATGCGCAGCTGACCCTGATCAAGGGCGGCGGCGGGGCGCTGCTGCGTGAAAAGATCGTTGCCTGCGCCTCGAAGCGGATGATCGTGATTGCCGACGAGACCAAGCAGGTCGACATGCTGGGAGCCTTCCCGCTGCCAATTGAAATCAACCCCTTCGGCCAGGTCGCGACCCGGCTTGCCGTCGAGCGCGCCGCTTCACGGCTCGGCCTTTCCGGCAGCCTTGTCATCCGCAAGTCGGGTGAGGAAATCTTCCATACGGATGGCGGTCACCTGATCCTCGATGCATCATTTGGCCGCATTCCTGATGCAGAGGCGCTGTCAGGAGAACTGGCCGCGATTCCCGGCGTTGTGGAACACGGACTATTCATCAACATCGCGTCGCTTGCCATCATTGCCGGTCCGGCTGGGGCGCGTACGCTCAAAGCACTTTGA
- a CDS encoding HAD family hydrolase: MTAPLAVFDLDGTLIDTAPDLIDSLNHTIAAAGLQPVGFGDLTHLVGHGARAMIERSFALRGKPLSEDMFPAMLERFITHYEAGMPGKGRPYPGVLPAMQRLSDAGFRLAVCTNKMEALARSLISANGLLDRFAAITGGDTFPVRKPDATHLLGTIERAGGDPARTVMIGDSLNDILVARNARIASIAVPFGYSDRPVIELQPSHIIGHYDELTPDLVERLTSAYSAA, translated from the coding sequence GTGACCGCACCGCTTGCCGTTTTCGACCTCGACGGAACCCTGATCGACACGGCCCCCGACCTGATCGACAGTCTCAACCACACGATTGCGGCGGCAGGACTTCAGCCGGTCGGCTTCGGCGACCTCACCCATCTCGTCGGCCATGGCGCGCGCGCGATGATCGAGCGGTCCTTCGCGCTCAGGGGCAAACCGCTGTCGGAAGACATGTTTCCGGCGATGCTGGAGCGCTTCATCACCCACTACGAGGCGGGCATGCCCGGCAAGGGCCGCCCCTATCCCGGTGTTCTCCCGGCCATGCAGCGGCTGTCGGATGCCGGTTTTCGCCTGGCCGTCTGCACCAACAAGATGGAAGCCCTTGCCCGGTCGCTGATATCGGCCAACGGCCTTCTCGACCGCTTTGCCGCGATCACCGGTGGCGACACCTTTCCGGTGCGCAAGCCCGACGCTACCCATCTTCTCGGCACCATCGAACGGGCGGGCGGTGACCCCGCGCGTACCGTGATGATCGGCGACAGCCTCAACGACATCCTTGTTGCCCGCAATGCCCGCATCGCCTCGATTGCCGTACCCTTCGGCTATTCCGACAGGCCGGTCATCGAGCTTCAGCCTTCCCACATCATCGGCCACTATGACGAACTGACCCCCGACCTCGTCGAACGCCTGACTTCAGCATATAGCGCGGCATGA
- a CDS encoding L,D-transpeptidase family protein: MMSLRKAGALVLALSCGVSLAEPRAAHAGTLLDLLFPKRQRSQEQTQPLPGAPVLLAPGTAGQPLNGLPLGDDPLPRVKAPSYYTYKADPMRLIATARFADPQVTSAVSQSAVAPVDPVLAQRQLLAEARVKTTDPVAKAIEAYYGAGKPLMFVSGSMINDRARSVLKTLGEADSVGLDPADYSVAVPPLNFDAQDVAGRNRDLMQFELALAAKALTYAQDAIRGRVDPNRISGYHDFKRKDVDLDTILKLVSFSPDAGAYLASRNPSNAEFAALRAELQKLKFADIEEGEPVVINLQAALKPGQSSPEVAHVVAAIRKAGSEKLKAAHAPVLAAYANTPEYSPELVSLVEDYQKEVGLKPDGVIGKATALKMMGMSNDSKVDKLIVAMEQLRWMPGELGPRYVFVNQPAFMAYYHNDNREQLSMRVVVGGPHTQTYFFNDQIETVELHPYWGVPASIIVNEMLPKLRQDPSYLDRLGYEVTYAGNKVSSTEINWGNTDKVGVRQPPGSDNALGELKILFPNSHSIYMHDTPSKSFFKRDMRALSHGCIRLAEPRTMAAAVLGTTVDDIAKQLSVSGNKAIPVPGKVPVYVSYFTAWPDKNGVVQYFDDVYGRDDYTRKAFATTTSARI; the protein is encoded by the coding sequence ATGATGTCGTTGAGAAAAGCCGGAGCCCTTGTCCTTGCGCTCTCCTGTGGGGTGTCTCTGGCGGAACCGCGTGCCGCACATGCCGGTACCTTGCTGGATCTGCTGTTTCCGAAAAGGCAGCGTTCGCAGGAACAGACCCAGCCTTTGCCGGGTGCTCCGGTGCTGCTGGCTCCCGGAACAGCCGGTCAGCCGCTGAACGGCCTGCCGCTGGGCGATGATCCGCTGCCGCGCGTCAAGGCCCCCAGCTATTACACCTACAAGGCCGATCCGATGCGGCTGATCGCGACCGCGCGCTTCGCCGATCCTCAGGTTACCAGCGCCGTCAGCCAGTCGGCGGTCGCTCCGGTCGATCCTGTCCTGGCCCAGCGCCAGTTGCTGGCTGAAGCCAGGGTGAAGACGACCGATCCGGTGGCAAAGGCCATCGAGGCCTATTATGGTGCCGGCAAGCCGCTGATGTTCGTCTCCGGCAGCATGATCAACGACCGCGCCCGTTCGGTGCTGAAGACCCTTGGCGAGGCCGACAGCGTCGGGCTTGATCCCGCCGATTACAGCGTCGCGGTGCCGCCTCTGAATTTCGATGCCCAGGACGTTGCCGGGCGCAACCGCGACCTCATGCAGTTCGAGCTGGCACTGGCGGCCAAGGCCCTGACCTATGCGCAGGACGCGATCCGGGGCCGGGTCGATCCGAACCGGATTTCCGGCTACCATGATTTCAAACGCAAGGACGTGGACCTCGACACCATCCTGAAACTGGTGTCGTTCTCTCCTGATGCCGGTGCCTATCTTGCCAGCCGCAACCCGTCGAACGCGGAATTTGCCGCGCTCAGGGCGGAATTGCAGAAGCTGAAATTCGCCGACATCGAAGAGGGTGAACCTGTTGTCATCAATCTTCAGGCGGCCTTGAAGCCCGGCCAGTCCAGCCCCGAGGTGGCGCATGTCGTCGCCGCCATCCGCAAGGCTGGCTCCGAAAAGCTGAAGGCGGCTCATGCTCCGGTGCTGGCGGCCTATGCCAACACGCCGGAATATTCGCCGGAACTGGTGTCGCTCGTCGAGGATTACCAGAAGGAAGTCGGGCTGAAGCCGGATGGCGTCATCGGCAAGGCAACGGCGCTGAAGATGATGGGCATGTCGAATGACAGCAAGGTCGACAAGCTGATCGTCGCGATGGAACAGTTGCGCTGGATGCCGGGTGAACTCGGCCCCCGCTATGTCTTCGTCAACCAGCCCGCCTTCATGGCCTATTACCACAATGACAATCGCGAGCAGTTGTCGATGCGGGTTGTCGTTGGCGGGCCGCACACCCAGACCTATTTCTTCAACGACCAGATCGAGACCGTCGAACTGCATCCCTACTGGGGCGTGCCTGCCTCGATCATCGTCAACGAGATGCTGCCGAAGCTGCGCCAGGATCCGTCCTACCTCGACCGGCTCGGCTATGAAGTCACCTATGCGGGCAACAAGGTCTCCTCGACGGAAATCAACTGGGGCAATACCGACAAGGTCGGCGTGCGCCAGCCGCCGGGCAGCGACAATGCGCTGGGCGAGCTGAAGATCCTGTTCCCGAACAGCCACTCGATCTACATGCATGACACGCCGTCGAAGAGCTTCTTCAAGCGCGACATGCGGGCCCTCAGCCATGGATGCATCCGCCTTGCCGAACCCCGCACCATGGCCGCCGCCGTGCTGGGAACGACGGTCGACGATATCGCAAAACAGCTGAGCGTATCGGGCAACAAGGCCATCCCGGTGCCGGGCAAGGTGCCGGTCTACGTTTCCTATTTCACCGCCTGGCCGGACAAGAATGGCGTGGTCCAGTATTTTGACGACGTCTATGGCCGCGACGACTACACCCGCAAGGCCTTTGCCACCACGACAAGTGCCCGGATCTGA
- the fumC gene encoding class II fumarate hydratase, whose amino-acid sequence MTDSRRQETDTFGAIDVPADRYWGAQTQRALGNFRIGTEKQPEELIGALAIVKQAAARTNVWLGKLAPEIADAIVEAAQEVIDGKLSGHFPLPVWQTGSGTQTNMNVNEVISNRAIEILGGTMGSKVPVHPNDHVNMSQSSNDSFPTAMHIAAARTIRAQVLPGLVHLHAALERKAEAFAQIIKIGRTHTQDATPLTLGQEFSGYVAQLSLVIRQIDMGLSGLYQLAQGGTAVGTGLNAPKGFDFRIAAEIAAITRLPFVTAPNKFAALAGHEAMVFAHGALNSAATALFKIANDIRFLGSGPRSGLGELALPENEPGSSIMPGKVNPTQCEALTQVCVQVFGNHAAITFAASQGHFELNVYKPVIAHNFLQSARLIGDAALSFADHCIEGLEAREDNIRAAMERSLMLVTALQPVIGYDNAAKIAKAAHANGTTLREEAVRSGLVTAEQFDAVVRPENMIGN is encoded by the coding sequence ATGACCGATTCCCGTCGCCAGGAAACCGATACATTCGGGGCCATCGACGTGCCTGCCGACCGATATTGGGGGGCACAGACCCAGCGGGCGCTCGGCAATTTCCGGATAGGCACCGAGAAACAGCCGGAAGAACTGATCGGGGCGCTCGCCATCGTCAAGCAGGCTGCCGCCCGCACCAATGTCTGGCTCGGCAAGCTTGCGCCGGAGATCGCCGATGCCATCGTCGAGGCCGCGCAGGAGGTGATCGACGGCAAGCTTTCCGGGCATTTCCCCCTGCCCGTCTGGCAGACCGGCTCGGGCACCCAGACCAACATGAATGTCAACGAGGTGATCTCCAACCGCGCCATCGAGATCCTCGGCGGCACGATGGGGTCGAAGGTGCCGGTTCACCCGAACGACCATGTCAACATGAGCCAGTCGTCCAACGACAGCTTTCCGACCGCCATGCATATTGCCGCCGCACGGACCATCCGGGCGCAGGTGCTGCCCGGACTGGTCCATCTGCACGCCGCCCTTGAGCGCAAGGCCGAGGCCTTTGCGCAGATCATCAAGATTGGCCGCACCCATACCCAGGATGCGACGCCGCTGACGCTGGGCCAGGAATTTTCCGGCTATGTCGCGCAACTGTCGCTGGTCATCCGCCAGATCGACATGGGACTGTCAGGGCTCTACCAGCTGGCGCAGGGCGGTACCGCTGTCGGCACCGGCCTCAACGCGCCAAAAGGCTTCGATTTCAGGATTGCCGCCGAAATCGCCGCCATCACCCGCCTGCCCTTCGTCACCGCCCCCAACAAGTTCGCAGCCCTTGCCGGACACGAGGCCATGGTCTTTGCCCACGGGGCGCTGAACAGCGCCGCGACTGCACTGTTCAAGATTGCCAACGACATCCGTTTTCTCGGCTCCGGCCCCCGCTCCGGCCTTGGCGAACTCGCCCTGCCGGAAAACGAGCCGGGCTCGTCGATCATGCCGGGCAAGGTCAATCCGACCCAGTGCGAGGCGCTGACCCAGGTCTGCGTGCAGGTCTTCGGCAATCATGCCGCCATTACCTTTGCCGCCAGCCAGGGACATTTCGAGCTGAATGTCTACAAGCCCGTCATCGCCCATAATTTCCTGCAATCGGCCCGGCTGATCGGCGATGCCGCGCTGTCCTTTGCCGATCATTGCATCGAGGGACTTGAGGCCCGCGAGGACAATATAAGGGCCGCCATGGAACGGTCGCTGATGCTGGTGACCGCCCTCCAGCCGGTCATCGGCTATGACAATGCGGCGAAAATCGCCAAGGCCGCCCATGCCAATGGCACGACACTGCGCGAGGAGGCGGTGAGATCCGGACTGGTCACGGCGGAACAATTCGACGCCGTCGTCCGCCCGGAAAACATGATCGGAAACTGA